ACCACGGTCATCTTTGGCGCATCAATCGGCCTGACCTCCGGTGTCGGATCTTTGCTCTACTTGTTGCGGGTGTGGGAAGAAAAATCCAACCTCAAATTCCTGTCATTCCTAGTTCGCCCGCTTCCGTCCGCAGACAAACTAGATGCCCTTGCGTACCGGTTCGCAATCGCTGCCCTCCCCACCTTTGGTCTGGGAGTTATCTTCGGCGCCATCTGGGCTGAATCAGCATGGGAACGGTTCTGGGGATGGGATCCAAAAGAAGCAGTGTCGTTTATGACGTGGGTTCTTTATGCCGCGTATCTACACGCCCGTGCGACTCCCAGCTGGGGTCCGGAGAAGGCCGCGTTTGTAAACCTCTTGGCATTCGCCACCATGATCTTCAACTTATTCTTCATCAACATGGTGGTCTCTGGCCTGCATTCTTACGCAGGTCTCAACAAAACCCGCCGCTTCATCAGGTCCGCGGCGGCGCGACGGTGTTGCCCGGCGCGAGCTGGGTTTCGAGGAGAAAGCGCAGGGGCTCGCCGTCGGCGTCGGTGGGATAGTCGGTGTTGGCAACGGATGCATCAATAAGCTGTGCCAGCATGCGGCCGGCCTCTGCGCCCTTGTCAAAGTTTGGCTGGATG
This region of Corynebacterium casei LMG S-19264 genomic DNA includes:
- the ccsB gene encoding c-type cytochrome biogenesis protein CcsB — translated: MGANAQLSSISDVFYQGAFTTYILCLLVSLYYYGLISEILRKQNQAKTATEQAVVSGNSTGTITKAKNGVSTQSRKAHRSSSIVRFLLFLGLVLHAASWTIRGIAVSRFPLGNLYEYSVAFALVAIIICAILVARERRNITLVPWFLTPTLLLMFYAAARLYAEAAPVVPALQSNRIPIHITTVIFGASIGLTSGVGSLLYLLRVWEEKSNLKFLSFLVRPLPSADKLDALAYRFAIAALPTFGLGVIFGAIWAESAWERFWGWDPKEAVSFMTWVLYAAYLHARATPSWGPEKAAFVNLLAFATMIFNLFFINMVVSGLHSYAGLNKTRRFIRSAAARRCCPARAGFRGESAGARRRRRWDSRCWQRMHQ